A single genomic interval of Salvelinus namaycush isolate Seneca chromosome 41, SaNama_1.0, whole genome shotgun sequence harbors:
- the LOC120033998 gene encoding galectin-2-like translates to MAMPMELELKHVELRAGDQFKVQGRNMDAAERFQIDLGCDEDHLALHFNPRFNDDTDGTVLIVLKLTGDMFEVEMPDGQEIQFPNREGLDVITYIRIKGDLKLTSFKIY, encoded by the exons ATGGCAATGCCAATG GAACTTGAGCTGAAGCATGTGGAGCTGAGAGCTGGAGACCAGTTCAAAGTACAGGGGAGGAATATGGATGCGGCTGAGag GTTCCAGATCGACCTGGGCTGTGATGAAGACCACCTGGCACTGCACTTTAACCCACGCTTCAATGATGACACTGATGGTACTGTGCTC ATTGTGCTGAAGCTGACGGGTGACATGTTTGAAGTGGAGATGCCTGATGGACAGGAGATCCAGTTCCCCAATCGTGAGGGCCTAGACGTCATTACCTACATTCGTATCAAAGGAGACCTCAAACTTACTTCTTTCAAAATCTACTAG
- the LOC120034451 gene encoding interferon-induced very large GTPase 1-like gives METGENKEMETKTEDALEPSSECTCQGEEHQLFLQLEPEALDITDIESQHSDQQDDKTTKTDEEKTEITTSSNFAQSREMYDEEIRKRQLKTDWGDRSQSEEKTASVPDNLPEDGLANKEKGEEKILEEIDGSLIEKNIPENIQLAKVEELMCRLHLQDKYQDKLTTADFLNIGSSAQHQHEPQTENKLAHTFLQRLLMLDYRARYIPVRDENSEMHDTNDNRNDNAETEESAFDALFNKNTDSGDIKRNTHVHPMDVQMAVFHCSDSFLRQFMVTKLSLCQYALPLLVPNPFTEEIECPLWTFRQIRKTWKSTNDSNMLTSQSMPIYKAETPMVSFFRLGSVSSSKSQLMSNLINQRHSTFFHRHCPGSSKTCLLMDGVVEIAWYCPAGKPNDIFTDCVAFCNLHGDAIAKEIQRDILIEKASVNVILLPSLGKGDKSMAIVQELFKSSKPLICLLTEEDSVATEIKKGKYKMGLRDRNQSDVSEELKRIIRNNLSRPCCSFKLEDMAEYSGFRVDEDDEDCQVGKTNALQITDLLKEMELSKIKEKFLPCQGRLWHDWCQKNKDLYHLQGNLEMERSKIQHEMMQIRHYQHQVAFTELMQMFITSLRSLGEKEKSYFLKWVGILLDDLSSDELSDLHHKYDEKWSEVLALRKKHDKSEQLKMRQMELEKISGKLQAATFGFEHILREMGQIYEAHASVARESKGESKVTVSYLPELAAELMISGHPMELMDGDAAHVPLMWINGVLDEVIKKLGDQRVFVLSILGIQSTGKSTMLNAMFGLQFAVSAGRCTRGAFMQLVKVTEEMKDDFRFDYVLVVDTEGLRALELAGKATVNHDNELATFVIGLGNMTLINIFGENPAEMQDIIQIAVQAFMRMKKINLSPSCVFVHQNVGDIMAGEKNMEGKRRLQDKLDEMTQLAAKEEDSNAECFSDVIAFDIQRDVKYFSQLWEGSPPMAPPNPCYSENVQELRKTILSKTSKSFGMTLSQFKSSIQDLWNALLNENFVFSFKNTLEIAVYRQLEIQYGKWIWTLRSAMLSIENQLHNRIENGKLHRVERHYLVEEMRKTREEVDKSMEKYFDEHRDKEMLIQWRGRFQTKMCELYDELVKGAKRKLEEVIQQRDARKKLDDKKTQYENKLFQKSKELASKLKDKAKDEKQLENEFNTLWGVWVAELTKDAPPIKDLNISDDVTCILGEIGNESSLVHDRKSCGMYHEMCTLGSYSTYAIVSKHQDLFNDDQHSKDAQRKPNNDQLQKNNVWGAFKSFWGFKSPENKTIDHIGPSNILTYTDQELIRAFTNDVVKQSQKIIETKPIEKMGYNDSYMQEIATHVKESVKEFESKIRKYSFKKEFTIDLSLHVCELAGSKLADSHSKFRSNNDALTYLEQKRPQYNNIFKRYCKGSSTAAVLGELICNTLKESIVQAVYDQTAIDLAGEMQLSHPPFSGNRSNMEKHILISLAEKENFDKFMTYIQNPRKHFEKFIREVAEKYMLTERSKVLALIEGNIKVKEQRVSHAVHTATKTVKNKNGDTNMWLREFSSALKDELKFAEKHFSDFCDITDFDFLKKEVREGLANRIMEINRSLSNVSLLHMKQFRERPDEILIKHFCDCCWVQCPFCKAICTNTMEGHQPKDHNVPFHRPIGINGCHFRDTVEFSIDFCTTSVTSNGRFYPSHESEDKYLWKEYRKAGPRFVDWSITPDLSELPYWKWFVCRFQKDLERFYDKKFQGRGEIPIEWRKFTKQQAIESLKKI, from the exons ATGGAGACTGGAGAAAATAAGGAAATGGAGACAAAGACTGAAGACGCACTGGAGCCGTCGTCTGAGTGTACATGTCAAGGAGAAGAACAT CAACTATTTCTACAGTTGGAGCCTGAGGCCCTTGACATCACAGACATTGAGAGTCAACACAGCGACCAACAGGATGACAAGACAACCAAGACTGatgaagaaaagacagaaatcACAACGTCTTCTAATTTCGCACAAAGCA GAGAAATGTATGATGAAGAGATCAGGAAACGGCAACTGAAAACAGATTGGGGTGACCGATCACAAAGCGAGGAGAAAACTGCATCAG TTCCAGATAACTTGCCTGAAGATGGTCTTGCAAACAAAGAAAAG GGAGAAGAAAAGATACTTGAGGAAATCGACGGGAGTTTAATTGAAAAAAACATCCCAGAAAATATACAACTAGCAAAAGTAGAAGAGCTCATGTGTAGACTTCACCTTCAAGATAAATATCAAGATAAGTTGACAACTGCAGACTTCCTGAACATTGGCTCTTCTGCTCAACATCAACACGAACCCCAAACAGAGAACAAACTTGCTCATACTTTCCTACAAAGGTTGTTGATGCTGGACTACAGAGCCAGGTACATTCCTGTAAGAGATGAGAATAGTGAGATGCATGACACAAATGACAACAGAAATGATAATGCAGAAACAGAAGAAAGTGCCTTTGATGCCCTTTTCAACAAGAACACAGACTCTGGTGATATAAAGAGGAACACGCATGTTCACCCAATGGACGTCCAGATGGCAGTGTTTCACTGTTCAGACAGTTTCCTTCGGCAGTTCATGGTCACAAAGCTGTCCTTGTGTCAGTATGCCTTGCCTTTGCTTGTGCCAAATCCCTTCACCGAAGAGATTGAATGCCCTTTGTGGACATTTCGTCAAATCAGAAAAACCTGGAAGTCCACTAATGACTCTAATATGCTCACCAGCCAAAGTATGCCTATTTACAAGGCAGAAACACCAATGGTGTCATTCTTTAGGCTTGGTTCTGTGTCCTCATCAAAATCTCAGCTGATGAGCAACTTGATCAACCAACGTCACAGCACATTCTTCCACAGACACTGTCCAGGAAGCAGTAAAACCTGCCTCCTAATGGATGGGGTGGTAGAGATTGCATGGTATTGTCCTGCTGGGAAGCCCAATGATATTTTCACTGACTGTGTTGCATTCTGTAATCTCCATGGTGACGCAATTGCGAAAGAAATTCAGCGTGACATACTGATTGAAAAAGCCTCAGTCAATGTTATCCTTTTACCAAGTCTTGGAAAAGGCGACAAAAGTATGGCAATCGTGCAGGAGCTGTTCAAGTCTTCTAAACCTCTGATATGTCTGCTCACTGAAGAGGATTCTGTTGCAACTGAAATTAAAAAGGGAAAGTACAAAATGGGTTTGAGAGACAGAAATCAGTCAGATGTGTCTGAGGAACTAAAAAGGATCATTAGAAATAATTTGTCAAGACCATGTTGCTCCTTCAAACTTGAGGACATGGCAGAGTACTCAGGGTTTAGGGTAGATGAGGATGATGAAGATTGCCAAGTAGGGAAGACTAATGCTCTGCAGATAACGGATCTGCTTAAGGAAATGGAACTGTCCAAGATCAAAGAAAAATTTCTTCCATGTCAAGGAAGGCTGTGGCATGATTGGTGTCAAAAAAATAAAGACCTTTATCATCTCCAAGGGAATCTAGAGATGGAAAGAAGTAAAATACAACATGAAATGATGCAAATTCGACACTATCAACATCAAGTTGCCTTTACTGAACTCATGCAGATGTTTATCACAAGTCTACGATCTCTGGGAGAAAAAGAAAAATCATATTTCCTCAAGTGGGTAGGGATACTACTGGATGACCTGTCCTCGGATGAGCTCTCAGACCTTCATCACAAATATGATGAAAAGTGGTCTGAGGTCCTGGCTTTGAGAAAGAAgcatgataaatcagagcaactGAAAATGAGACAAATGGAGCTGGAAAAAATATCAGGAAAGCTGCAAGCAGCAACCTTCGGATTTGAACACATCCTAAGGGAAATGGGACAGATCTATGAAGCCCATGCATCTGTGGCCAGGGAAAGCAAAGGAGAAAGTAAGGTGACCGTGTCTTACCTTCCAGAGCTTGCGGCAGAACTTATGATATCGGGACACCCAATGGAACTAATGGATGGTGACGCAGCTCATGTGCCACTGATGTGGATTAATGGGGTTTTAGATGAAGTTATCAAGAAACTAGGAGATCAGAGAGTCTTTGTTTTGTCCATTTTGGGAATCCAGAGCACTGGGAAATCTACAATGCTGAATGCAATGTTTGGACTGCAATTCGCAGTAAGTGCTGGAAGGTGTACCAGAGGTGCTTTCATGCAGCTGGTGAAAGTGACCGAGGAGATGAAAGATGACTTTAGGTTTGACTATGTTCTTGTTGTTGACACTGAGGGACTTCGAGCTTTAGAGTTGGCAGGAAAGGCAACAGTGAACCATGACAATGAACTTGCAACTTTTGTCATTGGCCTTGGAAACATGACCTTGATCAACATATTTGGAGAGAATCCTGCTGAGATGCAGGACATCATTCAGATAGCTGTTCAGGCCTTCATGAGGATGAAAAAAATTAATCTGTCTCCAagttgtgtgtttgtgcaccAGAATGTTGGAGACATCATGGCTGGAGAGAAAAACATGGAGGGAAAGAGGCGCTTACAGGATAAACTAGACGAGATGACCCAGTTAGCTGCCAAAGAAGAGGACAGTAATGCAGAGTGTTTCAGCGATGTCATTGCATTTGACATACAAAGAGATGTGAAATACTTTTCCCAGCTGTGGGAGGGCAGCCCACCCATGGCCCCACCAAACCCATGCTACAGTGAGAATGTCCAGGAGCTAAGGAAAACAATCCTCTCTAAAACATCAAAGTCTTTTGGCATGACATTATCACAGTTCAAAAGCAGTATCCAAGACCTTTGGAATGCCCTGCTGAATGAAAACTTTGTGTTCAGCTTCAAAAACACACTAGAAATTGCAGTTTACAGACAACTTGAGATTCAGTATGGAAAATGGATCTGGACTCTCAGGAGTGCCATGCTAAGCATTGAAAATCAACTGCACAATCGAATCGAAAATGGAAAACTTCACAGGGTTGAGAGACATTACCTTGTTGAAGAAATGAGAAAGACTCGTGAAGAAGTGGACAAATCAATGGAAAAGTACTTTGATGAACACAGAGATAAAGAAATGTTGATTCAGTGGCGAGGGAGATTTCAAACCAAAATGTGTGAGCTTTATGATGAACTTGTGAAGGGAGCAAAAAGAAAGTTAGAGGAGGTTATTCAGCAGAGGGATGCGCGCAAAAAGCTGGATGACAAGAAGACACAGTATGAAAACAAGCTCTTCCAAAAGAGCAAAGAACTTGCCTCAAAACTGAAGGACAAGGCAAAGGATGAAAAACAACTTGAGAATGAATTCAATACTCTTTGGGGAGTGTGGGTTGCTGAGTTGACAAAAGATGCACCTCCCATTAAGGACCTAAACATATCGGATGATGTGACTTGTATCCTTGGAGAGATCGGTAATGAATCGTCTCTTGTACATGATCGGAAAAGTTGCGGAATGTACCATGAGATGTGTACCTTGGGGAGTTATTCGACCTATGCAATTGTATCCAAGCACCAAGATCTTTTTAACGACGATCAGCACTCAAAAGATGCTCAAAGGAAGCCAAACAATGACCAATTGCAGAAAAATAATGTGTGGGGTGCTTTTAAGAGTTTTTGGGGGTTTAAGTCTCCAGAGAACAAGACAATTGACCACATTGGTCCAAGCAACATTCTAACATACACAGATCAGGAATTGATAAGAGCATTCACCAATGATGTTGTCAAACAAAGCCAGAAGATAATCGAAACAAAGCCCATAGAAAAGATGGGATACAATGACAGTTACATGCAAGAAATAGCAACTCATGTCAAAGAAAGCGTGAAGGAATTTGAATCGAAGATAAGAAAATATTCATTCAAGAAGGAGTTTACGATTGATCTTTCACTTCATGTGTGTGAGCTTGCAGGAAGTAAGTTAGCAGATTCCCATAGCAAATTCAGAAGCAACAATGATGCCCTTACTTACCTGGAGCAGAAGAGGCCACAGTACAACAATATTTTCAAGAGATACTGCAAAGGGTCCTCAACTGCAGCTGTGCTTGGGGAGTTAATTTGCAACACACTGAAAGAATCGATTGTACAGGCGGTCTATGACCAGACGGCCATTGACTTGGCTGGAGAAATGCAATTAAGTCACCCTCCATTCAGTGGAAACAGGTCTAACATGGAGAAACACATCCTGATATCACTGGCGGAGAAGGAGAACTTTGACAAGTTCATGACCTACATTCAAAACCCAAGGAAACACTTTGAGAAATTTATTAGAGAGGTTGCAGAGAAATATATGCTCACAGAAAGGTCCAAAGTCCTTGCCTTGATTGAAGGGAACATAAAAGTTAAAGAGCAGCGTGTGAGCCACGCAGTGCATACAGCAACAAAGACGGTCAAAAACAAGAATGGAGACACCAACATGTGGCTTAGAGAGTTTTCCAGTGCTCTAAAAGATGAGCTGAAATTTGCTGAAAAGCATTTCAGTGATTTCTGTGACATAACCGACTTTGACTTCCTCAAAAAAGAGGTAAGGGAAGGTCTTGCCAACAGAATCATGGAGATCAACAGAAGCCTCAGCAATGTGTCACTCCTGCACATGAAGCAGTTCAGGGAGAGGCCAGATGAGATTCTGATCAAACACTTTTGTGATTGTTGCTGGGTACAGTGTCCCTTCTGTAAAGCCATCTGCACAAACACCATGGAGGGGCACCAACCGAAGGATCACAATGTCCCTTTTCATCGCCCTATTGGAATCAATGGATGCCACTTCAGAGACACAGTAGAATTTAGCATTGATTTTTGCACAACTTCAGTAACAAGTAATGGCCGGTTTTACCCATCCCATGAATCAGAGGATAAATATCTTTGGAAAGAATACAGAAAAGCTGGCCCAAGATTTGTTGATTGGAGCATCACACCAGACCTCTCTGAACTTCCGTACTGGAAGTGGTTTGTTTGTCGATTTCAAAAAGACCTGGAAAGGTTTTATGACAAAAAATTCCAGGGCAGAGGTGAAATTCCAATTGAATGGAGGAAGTTCACAAAACAGCAAGCTATTGAAAGCTTGAAGAAAATCTAA